The Anaerolineales bacterium genome includes a window with the following:
- a CDS encoding class I SAM-dependent methyltransferase yields MNTSRLFWDGMADGYDDHMGGYGESRIRTVEHIRKYLHPEDMVLDFGCGTGSLAVEIAGRVKAVRGIDLSSKMIRAAKRKAGENACTNAEFFQSTIFDKRWRGESFDAVVAAGILHLLGNPSRAVRRIHELLKPGGWFLSSTPCRIEDSLPLALISNSALVLGRIGISPMMRFFRISELERVVSGGGFRIVEAATIPFGSFEDPAYVFARFLAARKA; encoded by the coding sequence ATGAACACCTCAAGGTTGTTTTGGGACGGGATGGCGGACGGATACGACGATCACATGGGCGGGTACGGAGAATCGCGGATCCGAACGGTCGAACACATCCGGAAATACCTCCATCCGGAGGATATGGTATTGGATTTCGGCTGCGGAACGGGAAGCCTCGCCGTGGAGATCGCCGGCCGAGTGAAAGCCGTCCGCGGGATCGACCTCTCTTCAAAAATGATCCGCGCGGCCAAGCGCAAGGCCGGCGAAAATGCGTGCACCAACGCCGAATTCTTCCAATCGACGATTTTCGACAAACGGTGGAGAGGGGAATCCTTCGATGCGGTCGTCGCCGCCGGGATCCTGCACCTGTTGGGAAATCCGTCCAGGGCCGTTCGAAGAATCCATGAATTGCTGAAGCCGGGAGGCTGGTTCCTATCCTCCACGCCCTGCCGGATCGAAGACAGCCTGCCCCTGGCACTGATCAGCAACTCCGCGTTGGTCCTGGGAAGGATCGGGATTTCACCGATGATGCGGTTCTTCCGAATCTCCGAGTTGGAACGAGTCGTTTCCGGCGGCGGTTTCCGAATCGTCGAAGCGGCAACTATACCTTTCGGCTCGTTCGAGGACCCGGCGTACGTCTTTGCCCGTTTCCTCGCCGCTCGGAAGGCTTGA
- a CDS encoding von Willebrand factor type A domain-containing protein, whose amino-acid sequence MNAKLRLLFVFALIPLLASCAAANRMASIPSGKSEGTVSTGLSSPYSMGAAEPTALSSYPRQGATSTSAAWPTEGPPPTPTARPEGEGGVPNVNPFVETSVDRLSTFALDVDTASYTRARAELRAGRLPVPEAVRVEEFVNYFDHGYPAPPDVAFAVYADGAPSPFHPDGSILLRIGVQGYRVPAEQRKPLMLTFVIDVSGSMAEDGKLEMVKQTLELLARQLRPTDSVAIVVYSTEAWVVLNPTRGDSYETIVGAIYSLSPTSATNVEAGLRLGYQVAASAFRADASNRVILCSDGVANTGTTDAAGILEFVHGYTDMGITLTAIGVGMGNYNDALLEQLADKGDGNYAYVNSYEEARRVMVDDLVSTMQVIALDAKIQVDFNPDVVVRYRLIGYENRAVADQNFRNDAVDAGEIGAGHSAAAIYAVQFHPNASGRIATIQLRWQDPDSRAVTEINGNVNTWDMAPSYQDASPRYRLAVIVTQFAEILRGSPWAHAGQLGMLSSNAYQLTEFLSGDPDVLELAQLIGLADALSR is encoded by the coding sequence ATGAACGCCAAATTGAGACTGCTCTTCGTGTTCGCACTCATCCCGCTGCTCGCCTCTTGCGCGGCCGCGAACAGGATGGCATCCATTCCCTCCGGCAAATCCGAGGGGACGGTGTCTACCGGCCTTTCATCTCCCTATAGCATGGGGGCGGCCGAACCCACCGCGCTGAGTTCCTATCCGCGCCAAGGTGCGACATCAACCTCGGCCGCTTGGCCGACGGAGGGGCCGCCGCCCACCCCGACCGCCCGGCCGGAAGGCGAGGGCGGGGTGCCGAATGTCAACCCCTTCGTGGAGACTTCCGTCGATCGCCTCTCGACTTTCGCGCTGGACGTGGATACGGCTTCCTACACCCGAGCCCGGGCCGAGCTCCGCGCCGGCCGCCTGCCCGTCCCCGAGGCGGTGCGGGTGGAGGAGTTCGTCAATTACTTCGATCACGGGTATCCCGCCCCGCCGGACGTCGCCTTCGCGGTCTACGCCGACGGTGCGCCCTCGCCCTTCCACCCCGATGGATCGATCCTCCTGCGGATCGGAGTCCAAGGCTACCGGGTGCCCGCGGAGCAGCGCAAGCCGCTGATGCTGACCTTCGTGATCGACGTTTCCGGCTCGATGGCGGAGGACGGCAAGCTGGAAATGGTGAAGCAGACCCTGGAGCTGCTCGCCCGGCAGCTCCGCCCGACCGACAGCGTGGCGATCGTGGTCTATTCCACCGAGGCCTGGGTGGTGCTGAATCCGACCCGCGGCGACAGCTACGAGACCATCGTCGGCGCGATCTACTCCCTCAGTCCGACAAGCGCCACCAACGTGGAAGCCGGCTTGCGGCTCGGGTACCAGGTGGCCGCCTCCGCCTTTCGGGCGGACGCTTCCAACCGGGTCATCCTGTGCTCCGACGGCGTGGCCAATACGGGGACCACCGATGCGGCCGGGATCCTGGAATTCGTACACGGCTACACCGATATGGGAATCACCCTGACCGCGATCGGCGTGGGGATGGGCAACTACAACGACGCGCTGCTCGAGCAGTTGGCCGACAAGGGCGACGGCAACTACGCCTATGTGAACTCCTACGAGGAAGCCCGCCGGGTGATGGTCGACGACTTGGTTTCCACGATGCAGGTGATCGCGCTGGACGCGAAGATCCAGGTGGATTTCAACCCCGACGTGGTGGTGCGCTACCGGCTGATCGGCTACGAGAACCGCGCCGTGGCCGACCAAAACTTCCGCAACGATGCGGTGGACGCCGGGGAGATCGGGGCGGGCCACTCCGCCGCCGCGATCTACGCCGTGCAGTTTCATCCTAACGCTTCCGGACGGATCGCCACCATCCAGCTGCGCTGGCAGGATCCCGACAGCCGCGCCGTGACCGAGATCAACGGCAACGTCAACACCTGGGATATGGCGCCTTCCTACCAGGATGCTTCGCCGCGCTACCGGCTGGCGGTGATCGTGACCCAGTTCGCCGAGATCCTGCGCGGAAGCCCTTGGGCGCACGCCGGCCAGTTGGGGATGCTGAGTTCGAACGCGTACCAACTGACCGAGTTCCTCTCCGGCGATCCGGACGTACTCGAACTCGCGCAATTGATCGGTCTCGCGGATGCGCTGAGCCGCTAG